TTCTTTGGCATTCGTTCGACTAATTTGCACGACTTGTTCCCCTGCCTTCATTCTAGACCAATTATACCAACCATAAATACTCATACAGGAATAGTATCCATTAAGTATCATATCGCCCAAATAACCGGCTAAATAAAGCAAATAGACTGTAATGACCGTTGCTATTAAACCTGTAGGATAGACGAGAATATTCTCCCTACCTGCATACCACACACTGAGAATACCAAAAACAAAAACGATACTTTCTAATCCAATATTGAGCCAGCTTGTTTCGCGATAGGCTCCAAAGAAAAACTCAATCATATATTTAGCTTATAAAAAAAGCCATACGATTCGTATGGCTTTACTGTATCTTTTACTTCGATTAATTGTTTCTACTCATTAAGATTCTCAGAATATACCAGAACAATAGCATTAATGACGCAAACAAACTCAACGCTGCAGGCACATATTGATCTGCTGCATATTCATTTTTAATTTGCCAAGTTGAATATAAGATTGAACCCGATGCCAAAGCTACCATGGCTAAAGAAAACCATAAGCCTAGGTCAAAACCAAACAACATTCCTGCAACAATAGTTCCTAACGCTAAGAAAAATCCAATTGTTAGAATTGAACGCATGAATGAAAAGTTTGCATTCGATCCAAATACAACACCTGTTAATCCTAAAAATAAAGCTAGTGTCAATACACCTGCTTGAACGATCAACGATGAATCTCCAGTCATGCTTAATGCAACAACTAAAATAGGAACGAACAAAAAGGCTTCTGCCAACACATACAACATAAACCCAGCATATTGTTGTGGTTTATTTGCAGTTTTATAAGTCAAGTTTTGAGCAAACCAAGTAATTCCCATAAAGGCACCTAAGATGATTAACCAAGAGAATTTACCCATACCCAATAATTGAAACATCCCGTTTACTACGAAAGGTGTATTCAATAAAATGGTTTCAAATACAATAAATGCAAGTACACCTAAAGCCAAATTACCATAGGTTCTTCTGTAAAACTGTGCTTTAACCGTATCCGATTCATGTGCAACAGCATAAATAGGTTGATTATCTTCCATATCTAAAATTTTCGAGCAATTTACGAAAATTGACTCAATTTTCATTTACTATTTTAATAACTAACAACAAATACGTAATGTTCTATGCGAAAAGTTTGATAGTGCATATTAATTTTAAAATCACCTTGACTAATCTTCGCTTGTTTCTGTTTAACATCGACATCCATATCTTGAGCGAAACTCAGACTACGCGAATTGCACATTTTAAACAACGCCTCTTTCACAGACCAAATCTCCGTTAAATACTCTTTTTTATCTTCTAAAGAAACAGGCGCCAGAGCTAATTCTCTTTCATTACAAAATTTACCACTCAAACGAATAATTTTATCGCGAATCAATTCGACGTCAACTCCAATATTTTTTTTACTAATAGCGACTATCGCATAATCAAATGAATGAGAAATCGAAATATGTTTCCCTGTACATAAGCTAGGTTTACCATTTGTATCATAGCACAAGTCCACATCAGCAATATTTACTTGACGTAAAACTTGACGAACAGCTAAAAAAGCCTTTTGATGATTCTCAGACTTCATCTTAGTCAAACGTTCTTGACTGGTGGAACTTAATTGAAGTGATGCTCTTAATTCCTCTAAGGACTCGGTAATATGCCAAACATAAAGTGTACCCGAATCTACTATGATTTCTTTTACTACTGCCATAACTAAAAAAGTCAGTATAACTATACTGACTAAGTGAATTGCAAAAATACAATTTGTTTGAAACAAATAGGAAAATGGCAGCAAACAAATTTTATATAACATGCATATTATACTTAAAAAACGACGTAAAAATAAAAGCCCTCGTTATGAAACGAGGGCTTTGTATATTAAGTCGTACTAAGTACAAGCTTTCAATGTATTAAGGACGAATCAAGATTGAGTTGTTCTCATCTGCTTCCCCATAATAAGCTGAACCGATCCAGATTAATTTATCAATTGTCAATCCGTTTTCTAATTCTAAAGCAGGTTTCAATATAACTTCATCTGTTTCTAAATTAGCAGCAAACGTAACTGCACCAGTATCGGTTAAAACTTCGCTAATACTTTTTTGACCATTTTGAGAAACAATCTTACCGATATAAGCGGCACGCATACCAGGCATAGGTTCAAAATTCAAACGTTTTGATCTACCATCTTGGATCAACGTAACGTTTCTCATTGTTTCTAACTTATTATATACAGCCCATTGATCATCAAATCTAAATGCTTTTTCTTCCGCTGTTGCTTTGCGAAAAACAACTTTTTGATTTGTCATGAAACCAACAGTTTCAACATCACCATTTGCTAAGTAATCATTAAACAAAAATTCAATATCACTACGATTATTATACAATGATTCTTTACCATCAATATCTAAATAAAATCCTTGAGTAAAATCGTGAACTTTATTATGTAATGGAAAACTCAAAGCAAAAGTACGCAACATAGTGAAATTATATTCTGATTCTTGAGCATTTAAATCCCCAAGATTAAAATCAGATTTAATATTCACTGAAAAATCATCTTCAAAGTCGAACCATAAATTAAATTCTCCCAACATAACACCTCCATCAGGTCTAAATGTTGCAATCCAACCGTTATCACTTTCAGTTGTCAAATGATTTTTTAGTTTAGCTTTTGCTTCTCTAAGTCTAATGATTGGATCCTGATCATAAATATCATTGTCATTATTTTGACAAGAAGTTAGCGTACCACTTGCAGCAATTAAAACAACAAGTGAACCTCCAACTATTTTTAAATATCTTTTTATATTCTTCATAATTCAATCTTTATTTTAACTGCAATTCTACATCTGCATGAAGCTGACAGTGTCTAACTACATCTTCCGTTACAAAACTTGTCTTATAAGTCTTTTTTTCAAAAGTGATTGTATTAGTCACTCCTCCGTTTAACATTGGAGAGCTTGCAGCATTTAAATTTGCAACACGTACTAACTCTTCGAAATCAATTTTGAACTTACTCCAAAAATATTCCTTAACTAATTCGTATTTATACAAGATCTTTTGCACTCCTCCTGGTTTATAAATATCCACAGTTAAACCATATCTATCACGTTCTGCTTGAGTCATGTTCTCATAGCTACGTACTTGATCTAACATTTTAGTAACATCTTCAGGTTTAGTAGTTAAATAATATGAAGCCACTTCTGCGAAATCTTCAATAATATTTGAACGTGAATATCCTGTAACGAATCCTAAGACATTAGCGTATGCATTAATATTCCAATCTTCACCATTCTGTTGTAATTTTTTACTTGGTCTTCTTGGATCTAATGTAGTTTCCAACTGATACCAGCTTGGTGTATAATCTCCTAAGTTCATTTTACCAAAATTAGGTTGATTAAACTCCTCTTTTTGGTTAATGATATGGATATACTCGTGTTGAATAGTATGGATAAACTCTTTTGCAGATTCAACATTTGTACGTAAGTAATCTACTTCATACAATGTAATTTGTACTCCACCAGAAGCAAGTCCAAGTGTACGTGTTCCATTTTCGTTGAAAGCATATCCTCCAGCTGCTAATAAACTCATAGGTCTTAAGTCTTTCACAAACTGTTTTCCAGCAACCGAGTCATACGTTTTTAACCAAACGTGATTAACCATTTCGAAAGCTGGAATTACATTTTCTTTACGTGGTGGGTTAAGGTTTCTTGTATTATCTGTAGTTGATCCATAGATATTACGATCCCATTTATAATGAACACGCATATTATATGGCTCTGTAAATGTCTTATACAAATACTCATCCACTTCGCTTTCAGACGTTTGAGGTCCTTCTGGCAAATAACTTTGGTTATCTAACTTATCATCGTTATTACAACTAAATAGTACAAAACCAAAAGCAAATAAACTTAAAATTCTTACATATGTATTTTTCATAATTATCTAGGATTTGGTGTTAAACCTGCTCCAAGAGCTGATTGAGGTAATTGAACTGCCTTACGTGGGTCATTCTTAGTTAGAACATCTTTCGTACCTTCTACTATGAAACTATGTTCAACTTCTAAATTAAAACGTTTGATGTCGTACCATCTATTTCCTAAATGCATAAATTCAAGACGTCTCATTTCAGAAACATACTTCATCAACTTACGTTGTGTTTCATCTAAATTATAGAATGGTTGATAAGCACTTGCATCTCCAGCATTAGCAAGTAGTGTATTTAATCTTACTGTACCTTCATTTCCACCACCTCTTGTTCTGAATTTAGCAAAATACCCCATCATTAATGCCGCTTTATCGAATTCACCTTTCATGATAGTTGCTTCAATACGATACAAATATGCTTCATCAGTTGTTAATAACGGAACGTTCACATAAGGTTGACCAATACCTGCTGATTGATTAGAGTAAACGAAATACTCATAGAATCTAGTATAGAAGTTCACATCCTGACTTGCTTGTAATACAACATATGAATACTGTTTTCCAAATGGATTAAATTTTGCACTACCAACAGTAGCTTGATAAATTGGTTCAGTATAACCAAATCTAATTCTTGGATACAAACGATCTAATGTACTTCTCGTACCAGCAGCCAACAAGTTCGCAGCAGCATCACCACTTCCAAAAAACTGTGCTTGTTGATCCCAAGTCATTTTACTTAATTCATCATAATCTCTTAATGAAGTTGGATTATCTCCTAAGAAATTAGTGTATTCTAATACTTTATCCCAGTCACCTTTAAAAGCGAAAAAACGAGCTGCTAAAGCATAACCAGCTTCTCTTGTAAAGTGAAAAGATGGCACTTTAAAGAAATTACTTCCTGGTGCTAATTTTACTCCTTCTTCGATGTCAGCTTCTAACTTAGCATAAAACTCAGCTAAAGTACCACGAGAGTATTCTTTAATTAAATCTTCTTCTACTTCATTTACATAAGGAATACCTAATTTTGAATCCGCAGTATTTGGATCATATGCCTCACAGAAAGTCATAGCTAACATCCAATGTGCATAAGCACGAGCTAATAAAGCTTCTCCTCTGATTCCATCGCGATTTTCTTTACTAGTCGTAATTCCTTCAATAGCTTGTAATGCTTGGTTTGCTTGTGCAATCGCATTATAAGCACTTTCCCAGTACTCTGCAGGAGAGTCTATTCCCTCCTGTTTTTCATCTTTCCATGAATAGTATGCTGTATTATCCACGTAAGTATTTTGGGTACGCTTAGAATCTCCAAAGTTATCAGTCATTGCCTCTAATGCGTAGAAATTATTCGCACTTGGATAAGCAAACACTAGTAATTCTTTGATTTTCTCAGCACTGTCTAACCTCGTTCTTTCATCTGGGTTCTCCTCCAGGAAACTAGAACAACCTACTAGAGCAATCCCCGCAACGATACCTGTTATATATTTTAAATATCTCATGTTTCTTAAATTAAATTGATAAGTTCAATGTTAACGTATACTGTCTAGTCACAGGCATAGCAACTCCACCTGTTCTAAAGAACTCAGGATCTTGTCCATTTAACTTCTTATCAGAGTACAACAAGAATGGGTTTGTAACTGACATTTTCAATCCAAATGATGATACACCAATTTGTTTCTTGAATAACTCAGGGAATTCATATCCTAAAGTAATATTCTTGATACGGATGAAATCACCTTTAGCAATACGTTGATCTGAATAGTTATAAGCATTGTAAGCTCTATCTAAACTACGTCCATATTTTGCAATCATATCTGCAGAAGCAATAATAGGCACATTTGTTGTGTTCTCATCACCAGCAATCACCCAACGGTTGTTCATTGCTTTTGTGAAGATTTGCGTATCATTATACTCTGAAGTGAAACTTGGATCTAAACGAACCACGTTACCCCAAGCAGCTACAGTCATTACATCTAACGACCAGTTTTCGTACTGGAATGTATTGTTGAAACCAATCGTTTTATTTGGTTCAACAGATCCTTCATATTTCAAGTATCCAACTACATTTTGTGTATCTTGGAAGTTAGCTCCTCCAACGTTATCCGTTTCACCGTCAGCCATAACGAAAGTTGGTAAACCTTCTCCATTTAGACCTGTAAATTGGTAAGAATATAATGAGTTACGAGCATTTCCAACTACGTTACCTCCAATATTACTGATTAAGTCAAAAGCACTAGGCTCATATGCTAATTTTGTAATTTCTTGGTTATAGTAAGAGAAGTTTAAGTTAGAAGTCCATTTGAATGATTCACTAACAACATTTCTTGTTGTCAAACTTAACTCAACCCCTTTTGTTGTCATATCCGCGTTGTTCCCCCATTTAGAAACTTCTCCTCCAATACCTGAAGTTCTGATACGATCCACTAAGTCGAATGCTTTACGTTGATAAACATCAGCTACTAAGTAAATTCTTCCACCTAAGAATCCCATATCAACACCAAGGTTAGCTTCATATTGCTTTTCCCAAGTTAAATCAGCATTTTTAAGGTTAACGATGTTCATTCCCACTTCACGTGATTCTGGATCAAAACGAGATACAGTCAATGCATTTTTAAACACAGCTGATGAATTCGATGCAGGTCCTGCAGTTGCAGTTAAACCGTACGAACCTCTTAAACTTAAATCAGAAAATACTTTTTGGTCTAACATCCATTTTTCTTGAATAATATTCCATTTTCCTGAAGCTGTCCAAGTAGGTAACCACATTGCACCTGATTCACCTTGTTGGTTTGAAGCATCATAACGACCTGTTAATGAAGCTGTATATCTTCCATCATAGGTATAGTTTACTCTTCCGAAGAAACCAGCATTACGATCTTTATCAAATCCTCTGCTATATAATGCATCTCCTTCTGCAAATAACTTACGGTATAATTTGTAGTTTGGATTCCCTAAGTATCCTTTATCAAACATCACACCATATGTATCATTTGAATTGTAATCACGGTCGATTATTCTAATCTCAGCTCCTGCGAAAGCGTTGATTTCATGTTGACCAGTTTTTCCAAAGATATTATCATAAGAGAAAGAGTTTCTCCAGTTGATTGCAGACATTTTATTTTGGAATCTGTACCAAATACCACCATCTTTCAATACCACTTCTTTCTCAGCATCTAAGTTAGCTGGATCTTGGTATAAATAGATATTTTGTTGTTTTACAATCATTGTTTCGTCAGCTCTAAATGCGCGAACAACGTTTGAAGATTCTTTAATATCGTGGTCACGATCTGAAATCACATAACGTAATGATGCTGAAGAGTTGAATTTCAATCCATCCATTAACTTATATTCGAAATCAGCTTGTAATTTAATATCTTTTACATCTAAATTTAATGAGTTATTATTCAACTCATCTAACACGTTAAATGGTGCCCAGTTTTGTCTGTAATACTCATAATTACCTTCATTATCATAAGGACGTAACGCTCTTGAAGTATTTAACGCGTAGTTAAACGGGTTAATATCAAAGTCACGAGAAACAGAACCTCCAACAGGATCCGCTTGACGATCAAAACTTCCTGGAGCATCTTGCTTTCTGCTAGAGAAAACAGTTGACAATCCTAAATTCATTCTGTCATTGAAATAGAACGTAGTCTTCAAGTTAGCTGTAATACGCTGTACTTGATCTGCTACAGTCCATCCTGGATCTTTCATATATCCAACTGACGCATAGTAAGTTGCATTTTCACTACCTCCACTGAAACTCAATGAGTGATTTTGCATAATTGATGGTCTAAATAAATGTTTAAACCAATCTGTATTTGCATATTCATATTGACGTAAGAAATCGTATTTCCCTTCATCAGTATTGAATTGGTTATAACCACCTTTACCGTCCATACCACCTTTAGGATCGTATGCCCAAATTTCTTTAAACCATAAATTATAGATACCACCATATCTACCTTGAGAAATTGTAGGATCAGTTAACAATCCTTTTTCCTCCATTTCCAATAGGATACCCATTGAAGCTTGAGAGTTCAAAATATCGTATGTCCCATAAGTTGGCACTTCACGAATTGTGTTCTCCATATTATAGCTCACCGTTAAAGGTGTATTTTTTCTACCTGATTTAGTAGTAATTACAACTACCCCATTCATCGCGCGAGCACCATAAATAGAAGTAGCAGCAGCATCTTTCAAAATCTCAATACTCAACACGTCATTCGCGTTTAACCCTGCAACAGCAGAACTCAACATAGTTGAAGCGTTACCTGAAGCTAAATCCTCGAAAGAAACGTTGATAATTTCTTCTTGAACCATACCATCAATAACCCATAACGGTTTTGTATCACCAAAAATAGAAGAAGAACCACGAACTGTGATTTTCGGCGCAGCACCAAATGTACCAGTAACGTTTTGTACTGTTACCCCAGCTGCCTTCCCTTCGATCATTCTACTCACGTCAGGAACACCATCTACTTTTAATTCTTTTTCAGAAATTCTACTAACTGCCCCTGTAAACGTTCTTTTGTTCACAGACTCGTAACCTGTTGTAACGATGTTAATTTCGTCTAACGTACTATCTTCTTTTAAGACTACGTTTATAACGCTGGCTTTTCCGACTTTCTTCTCCACAGAATTCATCATAACAAATGAAAACACCAAAACAGCATTATCATCTTTTACGTTAATGGAGAAATTACCATCTAAGTCAGTACCAACACCTTCTTGGGTACCTTTAATCAACACACTCGCTCCTGGAAGAGGATACCCATCCCCATCAGAAACGCGTCCTGTAACCTTTCTGCTTTGCGCAAACCCCTCATTTACCATTAGCAAGGCTGCTATAACAAAGAAGAAATGAAGTACAATTTTCCTCATGTTTTATTAATTTTAAATTGTTTAACAAACAAATAACAAAAAATCGACATTTGCTAATTTTATGTTATTTTTTTACAATACGAAAAAGTTAAAAAATGTATCGCATTGTTTTACAAACAATTACAAAGACACCCCTTAAAGTCTAATTCTATGCGGGAAGATACAGTATAATATAACGAAAAACAAAATCTTAAAAGAATACACTAACCATAAAAACAGATGTTAACAAAAGCAAAATAATCAAACAATAGCAACAAAACGACCTGTCAAAGTTAACAATACACCCCCAATTATTGCATCATCTTAATTTCTGCTAAATAAAACTTTAACTAAATTAAAAACAAGATGAAAGACATCTTTAAAATCTACTTTAATAAAGCGCATAAAAAAAGGAGATTGGTTAGTTCCAATCTCCTTTTTTCTTTGATTAAATTATAATCGCTTATTTTCCTTGATTTTTCAACAAATCTCTGATCTCTGCCAATAAGTCCTCTTGCGTTGGTGCTGGTGGTCCTGCTGGCTCTGGTGCAACTGCTGCCTCTTCTTTCTTTCTCAATTGGTTAATTCCTTTTACCATTAAGAATACACAGAATGCCAATAACGTAAAGTTGATTACCTCTGTAATGAAGCTACCGTAAGCAAAGATAACGTTACCATCTACTCCTCTTGCTGCAGCTAAAGGTGCGCCATCTGGAGCATCTCCTTTTAAAACTACATACATATTGGTAAAGTCTGGTGTACCAATGATTGCAGATACTAAGGGCATAATAACATCATTTACGATACTTGTAACGATTTTACCAAATGCTCCTCCAATGATAACCCCAACTGCTAGGTCCATTACATTGCCTTTTACAGCAAATTCTTTAAATTCTTTTAAAAATCCCATAGTTAAATTTTTATTGATTGCTTTTAACAAAAATACTTATTTTATTCTAAAAAAAAACTTTTTTTCACTCTTCAAAAAAAATTCTTTTAACTCTTTGAGATACACTTGTTATAATCTCGTACGGAATCGTGTGAATAGCCTCCGCTATAATCGTAGTCGGTAAATCTTCTCCAAAAATAATTACCTCATCGCCTTCCCTACAATTAATTGCTGTTACATCAACCATTAACATGTCCATACAAATTGATCCTGTTATGGGTGCTTTTTTATTTTGGATTAAAACATATCCGCCATTACTTCCCCATACTCGATGAATACCATCCGCATATCCAATCGGAACCGTGGCAATCTTCGTTGGGTGTTCTGCTCTAAAACGACGACCATAACCAACGCTCTCAGCGGTATCAATTTCTTTCACTTGCATGATGCGTGTTTTTAACGTTCCCACATTGCGCAATTGTCTCATTTCATCGACATCATTTCCAATCCCATACAATCCAATACCCAAACGCACCATATCCATTTGATAAGATGCATAGTTGAAAATACCCGAAGTATTCAAAATATGTAAAATCGGTTGAATCTGTAATTGCTCCTTAATATAGGTACTACTTTTTTCAAACAGTTCCATTTGCCCTAAAGTGAAGTCCTGATAGATATCCATATCACTAGACGATAGATGCGAAAAAATAGATTTCACCTCCACACTATTCGTGTGTTTTAAAATCGCAACTAGTTCATCCAACTCTTGTGCAACAAATCCGTGACGATGCATCCCCGTTTCTACCTTAATATGTATCGGATATTGATATGCATTTTTTTCACGTACAATTTGAAGAAAAGCTTGTAACTCTCGAATCGAATAAATCTCCGGTTCTAAATCATACGCAAGCATAGCGGAAAAAGCGCTAATCTCTGGATTCATCACAATGATATTTGTTTTGATTCCCGCTTTGCGCAGTGCGATTCCCTCATCTGCAAAAGCCACTCCTAAATAACTGACTTTTTCATGCTCCAATAACTTTGCAATTTCTACGCTTCCATGGCCATAACCAAACGCTTTCACCATAACCATGGTTTTTGTTTCTGGCTTTAATTTAGAACGATAGAAATTTAAATTATGTCGAATAGCGGTAAGGTTGATCTCCAATACCGTTTCATGTGTTTTTTCCTCTAATAAACTAACAATTTTATCAAAGCGAAAACCACGAGCTCCTTTCACTAAGATTGTTTCATCGACAAATTCATCCATCGATACTTTTTGCAGGAATTCATCTGTAGAAGCAAAGAAACGCATCGCTGCAGAATCTTTTCCATATTGACCAATTTCTTCCCCAATGCAAATCACTTTCCCAATTTGGTAACTCTTCAATAAATGATTGACTTGTTGATATAATTCTTTAGGTTCTAATCCACTGTGAAAAACATCCGAAAGAATAACCGTTTTATTCGCATTACTTCGATGTTTTTCCAAGAAATCTAAAGCAATACTCAACGATTGAAAATCGGAGCTATAAGCATCATCAATAATCGAACAATTGTTGATTCCTTTTTTTACTTGCAAGCGCAATTCAACCGCATACAACTTTTTAATACGAGCTTGTATCGTCTCAATCGGATACTTCATCACCAGCATCGTCAAGATACAAGTCATGCAATTTCGAACTGCAAATTCATCTGTAAATGGAAGTTCTACAGTGAAAGTTTCTACCTTATTATATAGTACAATTAACTTATCCCCTTTCACTTGACCGTATAAGTCTGAATTTGAATCCGTTAAACTCCAAGTAATAAACGTAGTTTTTGGAGGTAATGCAGCGATAATTCGACTGTCTTTTTCCCCCAGTATTGTAGGTGTGTGAACAAACAATTCCATCTTTTCTCGGATCTTCTGTTCTTCATTTTCGAATCCGTCGTGATGTTCACTTGTAATCGAGGTAATAATTCCCAAAGTTGGTTGCACAATGGGTTGCAAATGCTTCATCTCATCAATCGTAGATATCCCGACTTCAAACAAACCGATGGTGTGTTGTTCGGCCATTCCGAATACCGATAAAGGAACTCCTGTTTGTGAGTTGTAACTCTTCGGACTTTTGATAATGGAATATTCATTGCTCAATAGGAAATTCAGCCATTCTTTGACCACCGTTTTTCCTCTACTTCCCGTTATTCCCACTACGGGAATATCAAATTTTTGACGATGCCAAGTGGCTGCTTGTTGCAGCGCGTGTAACGTATCTTGTACCACAAAATACGTTACTCCTGGCTGCTGTATTATTTTTGTTTGATCAGATACCACAAAGTAGGTAACTCCCAATCGAATAAGTTCCTCAATATAGGCATGCCCATCGTGATTTGGTCCAACTAATGCGAAAAACAAGGTTGTACTATCATTCAAAAGCGTTCTGCTATCAACAGAAACACGATGAATTTCGAAGTGCTCAACTTCCTTATCTCCAACTACCTCAGCATGTAGATAAGCACAGAAATCTGCAGTAACAATATTCATTAATTAGTCTTTATTCATTTGGACACAAAGGTAAACAGAGTGGATGTTTTGACCGCTATAAATTGCATTTAATATACGCCCATCCCTCTTCTTGTTTTTCAATAATAGCAATCAATCCCGAAGGTACATAAGCCACGTGTTCTATAATATCATCTTTCTCTATTTGACGTACGCGAATCGTGTTTTCACATGCAAAAAATTGAACGCCTTTTTGAATGGCTTGTTTCAAAGCATCGCCTACCATCGTTTTCGTTTTTCTAACCATTCCAATAGCGGGGCCATGTACCACCACATGGATTTCTACATCATTTCCCCAATGGTTAATCACATTCGTTACATAGGTCATTAAAGCGTTTTGTTCATTGATATTTTCCGTATTCATTTGAAAAACAACTCTATGTTTCTTTCCTGTATTCATAATTCTACTAGTTTAATTTTTGTTTTTTGTTGATTAAATATAAAGCTACTAAATCCTTTTTCATTATCCGATATTTTCTTTTGTTTTTTATAGCTATTACACCTTCTTCTCCTTCAATTTACACGGAATGT
The window above is part of the Myroides odoratus DSM 2801 genome. Proteins encoded here:
- the mscL gene encoding large conductance mechanosensitive channel protein MscL codes for the protein MGFLKEFKEFAVKGNVMDLAVGVIIGGAFGKIVTSIVNDVIMPLVSAIIGTPDFTNMYVVLKGDAPDGAPLAAARGVDGNVIFAYGSFITEVINFTLLAFCVFLMVKGINQLRKKEEAAVAPEPAGPPAPTQEDLLAEIRDLLKNQGK
- a CDS encoding bifunctional UDP-N-acetylmuramoyl-tripeptide:D-alanyl-D-alanine ligase/alanine racemase, which produces MNIVTADFCAYLHAEVVGDKEVEHFEIHRVSVDSRTLLNDSTTLFFALVGPNHDGHAYIEELIRLGVTYFVVSDQTKIIQQPGVTYFVVQDTLHALQQAATWHRQKFDIPVVGITGSRGKTVVKEWLNFLLSNEYSIIKSPKSYNSQTGVPLSVFGMAEQHTIGLFEVGISTIDEMKHLQPIVQPTLGIITSITSEHHDGFENEEQKIREKMELFVHTPTILGEKDSRIIAALPPKTTFITWSLTDSNSDLYGQVKGDKLIVLYNKVETFTVELPFTDEFAVRNCMTCILTMLVMKYPIETIQARIKKLYAVELRLQVKKGINNCSIIDDAYSSDFQSLSIALDFLEKHRSNANKTVILSDVFHSGLEPKELYQQVNHLLKSYQIGKVICIGEEIGQYGKDSAAMRFFASTDEFLQKVSMDEFVDETILVKGARGFRFDKIVSLLEEKTHETVLEINLTAIRHNLNFYRSKLKPETKTMVMVKAFGYGHGSVEIAKLLEHEKVSYLGVAFADEGIALRKAGIKTNIIVMNPEISAFSAMLAYDLEPEIYSIRELQAFLQIVREKNAYQYPIHIKVETGMHRHGFVAQELDELVAILKHTNSVEVKSIFSHLSSSDMDIYQDFTLGQMELFEKSSTYIKEQLQIQPILHILNTSGIFNYASYQMDMVRLGIGLYGIGNDVDEMRQLRNVGTLKTRIMQVKEIDTAESVGYGRRFRAEHPTKIATVPIGYADGIHRVWGSNGGYVLIQNKKAPITGSICMDMLMVDVTAINCREGDEVIIFGEDLPTTIIAEAIHTIPYEIITSVSQRVKRIFFEE
- a CDS encoding DsrE family protein, with the protein product MNTGKKHRVVFQMNTENINEQNALMTYVTNVINHWGNDVEIHVVVHGPAIGMVRKTKTMVGDALKQAIQKGVQFFACENTIRVRQIEKDDIIEHVAYVPSGLIAIIEKQEEGWAYIKCNL